The Streptomyces sp. NBC_01775 genome includes a region encoding these proteins:
- a CDS encoding ABC transporter substrate-binding protein, producing MRLKHWRHWRHRPHTRARAAALPLALAGLLTLTATGCGGAATVNKSKVPDQRTDPELRALLPGKIRDKGALVSAVGNDYPPLSLLDIDNKTVIGAEPDLIRAVGQVLGVKVKMVQANFDSIIGGVQSRRYDVAIQAMLDKKERQGQVTFVDYMKTSSSILVAEQAADRVRSLKSLCGSKVAVEQGTSQVDDVGAQAAKCAAAGRPKLEKLVFPDSVGCFQALSTGRADAFVGGTPTVNYQAEMSHGRFRTAGEPYRFLPYGILINKEDRNVVRAVQGALQKLIDNGTYKKILKQWKIGSGALERATVNGGAA from the coding sequence GTGCGCCTGAAGCACTGGAGGCACTGGAGGCACAGGCCGCACACGCGCGCCCGTGCCGCCGCTCTTCCCCTCGCGCTCGCGGGGCTCCTCACACTGACCGCCACCGGGTGCGGAGGCGCCGCGACCGTCAACAAGTCCAAGGTGCCGGACCAGCGCACCGACCCCGAGCTGCGCGCCCTGCTCCCGGGGAAGATCCGCGACAAGGGCGCCCTCGTCTCGGCCGTCGGCAACGACTACCCGCCGCTCTCGCTCCTCGACATCGACAACAAGACCGTCATCGGCGCCGAGCCCGACCTCATCCGCGCGGTGGGCCAGGTGCTCGGCGTGAAGGTCAAGATGGTGCAGGCGAACTTCGACAGCATCATCGGCGGCGTCCAGTCGCGCCGCTACGACGTGGCGATCCAGGCGATGCTCGACAAGAAGGAGCGCCAGGGCCAGGTCACCTTCGTCGACTACATGAAGACCAGCAGCTCCATCCTCGTCGCCGAACAGGCGGCCGACCGCGTCCGCTCGCTGAAGAGCCTGTGCGGCAGCAAGGTCGCCGTCGAGCAGGGCACCTCGCAGGTGGACGACGTGGGCGCGCAGGCCGCCAAGTGCGCGGCGGCGGGCCGGCCGAAGCTGGAGAAGCTGGTCTTCCCCGACTCGGTCGGCTGCTTCCAGGCCCTGTCCACCGGCCGCGCCGACGCCTTCGTCGGCGGCACCCCCACCGTCAACTACCAGGCGGAGATGTCGCACGGCAGATTCCGCACCGCGGGGGAGCCGTACCGCTTCCTGCCGTACGGAATCCTGATCAACAAGGAGGACCGGAACGTGGTACGAGCCGTTCAGGGTGCCCTGCAAAAGCTCATCGACAACGGCACCTACAAGAAGATCCTCAAGCAGTGGAAGATCGGCTCCGGCGCCCTGGAGCGCGCCACGGTGAACGGGGGAGCGGCATGA
- a CDS encoding LolA family protein, whose protein sequence is MAQIQPRNSRRKAVRYGVPAAVAGIAAATVGLVPALASSGDPDLPKITAEDLVAKVAKSNVDHMSGTIKVNTDLGLPSLPGGAGGGGFGGGPQSQHKGGEGGEGGAKGKPDASPDKKLMELASGEHTLRFAADGPDKQRLSVIEDAAEYSVVRNSQDVWAFDSASNTAWHAKAPRDGHGKGGHGKGGPAAPDGVTPQKAAKQALKAVGKSTSVSVDGTAKIAGRDAYQLVLKPKNAPDSTIESVRIGVDAKNGVPLKFTLTPKDGDKPAVDVAYTKVDFGEPDAGAFDFKPPKGAKVTEAKPHEKADDAAKGGKPDLSGLDIVNKGASDWGKVAELDTGLPGGVGSKNGASGKGDGQKMLDSFTDEVKGDFGTGRVFSTRLVNALMTDDGKVYVGAVTKEGLVKAANAAAE, encoded by the coding sequence ATGGCACAGATCCAACCGAGGAATTCCCGGCGCAAGGCGGTGCGGTACGGCGTACCGGCCGCCGTCGCGGGTATCGCCGCGGCGACCGTCGGGCTGGTCCCCGCGCTCGCCAGCTCCGGTGATCCCGACCTTCCGAAGATCACGGCGGAGGACCTGGTCGCCAAGGTGGCCAAGTCGAACGTCGACCACATGTCCGGCACCATCAAGGTCAACACCGACCTCGGCCTGCCCTCCCTGCCGGGCGGCGCGGGCGGCGGCGGCTTCGGCGGCGGGCCGCAGAGCCAGCACAAGGGCGGCGAGGGCGGCGAGGGCGGCGCCAAGGGCAAGCCGGACGCCTCGCCCGACAAGAAGCTCATGGAGCTGGCCTCCGGCGAGCACACCCTGCGCTTCGCCGCCGACGGCCCCGACAAGCAGCGCCTCTCCGTCATCGAGGACGCCGCCGAGTACAGCGTCGTCCGCAACTCCCAGGACGTATGGGCGTTCGACAGCGCCAGCAACACCGCCTGGCACGCCAAGGCGCCCAGGGACGGGCACGGCAAGGGCGGGCACGGCAAGGGCGGACCGGCGGCGCCCGACGGGGTCACCCCGCAGAAGGCGGCCAAGCAGGCCCTCAAGGCGGTCGGCAAGTCCACGTCCGTGAGCGTCGACGGCACCGCGAAGATCGCGGGCCGCGACGCCTACCAGCTCGTCCTCAAGCCCAAGAACGCGCCCGACTCCACCATCGAGTCGGTCCGCATAGGCGTCGACGCGAAGAACGGCGTGCCGCTGAAGTTCACGCTCACCCCGAAGGACGGCGACAAGCCCGCCGTCGACGTGGCCTACACCAAGGTCGACTTCGGCGAGCCCGACGCCGGGGCCTTCGACTTCAAGCCCCCGAAGGGGGCCAAGGTCACCGAGGCCAAGCCGCACGAGAAGGCGGACGACGCGGCGAAGGGCGGCAAGCCGGACCTGTCCGGGCTCGACATCGTCAACAAGGGCGCGAGCGACTGGGGCAAGGTCGCCGAGCTGGACACCGGCCTGCCGGGCGGCGTCGGCAGCAAGAACGGCGCCTCCGGCAAGGGCGACGGGCAGAAGATGCTCGACAGCTTCACCGACGAGGTCAAGGGCGACTTCGGCACCGGACGGGTCTTCAGCACCCGCCTCGTCAACGCCCTGATGACGGACGACGGCAAGGTCTACGTCGGGGCCGTGACCAAGGAGGGCCTGGTCAAGGCCGCGAACGCCGCCGCCGAATAA
- a CDS encoding ABC transporter ATP-binding protein: protein MAEPAAARTDESAVISTQGLTKRFRGGQLAVDTLDLSVPRGSVFGFLGPNGSGKTTTIRMLLGLIESTSGSAHVLGEPMPAAVRRVLPRVGALIEGPALYGFLSGRDNLLRYDAADPTADPGTRTARVERALERVGLSAAAGKKARAYSLGMKQRLGLAAALLQPRELLVLDEPTNGLDPQGMREIRALVRELAGDGITVFLSSHLLDEIEQVCTHTAVMNRGRLVTQGTVAEMSAGARGRLAVTTPDPAEAARVLKEHGVTDLVTDGEQLTGDPPPGELAELNTALVTAGVRVRSFGMTRASLEDVFVSLTGEGFDVAG from the coding sequence ATGGCAGAGCCGGCCGCCGCGCGCACCGACGAGAGCGCCGTGATCTCGACCCAGGGACTCACCAAGCGCTTCCGCGGCGGACAGCTCGCCGTCGACACCCTCGATCTCTCCGTCCCGCGCGGCAGCGTCTTCGGCTTCCTCGGGCCCAACGGCTCGGGGAAGACCACCACCATCCGGATGCTGCTCGGCCTCATCGAGTCCACCAGCGGCAGCGCGCACGTACTGGGCGAGCCCATGCCAGCCGCGGTGCGGCGCGTCCTGCCGAGGGTGGGCGCGCTCATCGAAGGGCCCGCGCTCTACGGCTTCCTCTCCGGCCGCGACAACCTCCTGCGCTACGACGCCGCCGACCCCACCGCCGACCCCGGGACCCGTACGGCCCGGGTGGAGCGGGCGCTGGAGCGGGTGGGGCTGTCCGCGGCGGCGGGCAAGAAGGCGCGGGCCTACTCGCTCGGCATGAAGCAGCGCCTCGGACTGGCCGCGGCCCTGCTCCAGCCGCGCGAGCTGCTGGTCCTGGACGAGCCGACCAACGGCCTCGACCCGCAGGGCATGCGGGAGATCCGCGCCCTCGTACGGGAGCTGGCGGGGGACGGGATCACCGTCTTCCTCTCCTCCCACCTGCTGGACGAGATCGAGCAGGTCTGCACCCACACCGCCGTGATGAACCGGGGCCGGCTGGTCACCCAGGGCACCGTCGCCGAGATGTCGGCCGGGGCCCGAGGCAGGCTGGCCGTCACCACGCCCGACCCGGCCGAGGCCGCCAGGGTGCTGAAGGAGCACGGGGTGACCGACCTGGTCACCGACGGCGAACAGCTCACCGGAGACCCGCCCCCGGGCGAGCTCGCCGAGCTGAACACCGCGCTCGTGACGGCCGGTGTCCGGGTCCGTTCGTTCGGCATGACGCGTGCCTCGCTGGAGGACGTGTTCGTCTCGCTCACCGGGGAGGGCTTCGATGTCGCGGGCTGA
- a CDS encoding amino acid ABC transporter permease — protein MTDALTRTPAGPAGPAPAASLRSVPLRRPGLRIAALALLFLLVFLLEGWITNPRMRWGTVGEFLFSPVIMEGLRTTLLLTALAMTIGIVGGVLLAVLRMSANPILANLSWCYIWVFRGTPLLVQLLFWYFLSAIVPKVGLGIPWGPTFIEADTNTLITQMAAAVLGLGLHEAAYMAEIVRAGISSVDDGQNEAAAALGMSRAQTLRRIVLPQALRIIIPPTGNQAISMLKTTSLVFAIAVPELLTSIQGIYSRNFQQVPLLVVACFWYLVATSVLNVGQYYLERRYGRGAGRALPPTPLQRLRAGLGAARANDRTEATR, from the coding sequence ATGACCGACGCGCTCACCCGCACTCCGGCGGGCCCGGCCGGACCGGCCCCCGCGGCCTCCCTGCGCTCCGTGCCGCTGCGCCGCCCCGGGCTGCGGATCGCGGCCCTCGCGCTGCTGTTCTTGCTGGTCTTCCTGCTGGAGGGCTGGATCACCAATCCCCGTATGCGGTGGGGCACGGTGGGGGAGTTCCTCTTCTCGCCGGTGATCATGGAAGGGCTGCGCACGACGCTGCTGCTGACGGCGTTGGCCATGACCATCGGCATCGTCGGCGGCGTCCTCCTCGCCGTACTGCGGATGTCGGCGAATCCGATCCTGGCCAACCTCAGCTGGTGCTACATCTGGGTCTTCCGCGGCACCCCGCTGCTGGTGCAGCTGCTGTTCTGGTATTTCCTCTCGGCGATCGTGCCGAAGGTCGGACTCGGCATCCCCTGGGGCCCGACGTTCATCGAGGCGGACACCAACACCCTCATCACCCAGATGGCGGCGGCCGTCCTCGGCCTGGGCCTGCACGAGGCCGCGTACATGGCCGAGATCGTCCGCGCCGGCATCAGCTCCGTCGACGACGGGCAGAACGAGGCCGCCGCGGCGCTCGGGATGTCGCGCGCCCAGACCCTGCGCCGCATCGTGCTGCCGCAGGCGCTGCGCATCATCATCCCGCCCACCGGCAACCAGGCCATCTCGATGCTGAAGACGACCTCGCTGGTCTTCGCCATCGCCGTGCCCGAGCTGCTCACCTCGATCCAGGGCATCTACTCCCGCAACTTCCAGCAGGTGCCGCTGCTGGTCGTCGCCTGCTTCTGGTACCTCGTGGCGACCTCGGTGCTGAACGTCGGGCAGTACTACCTGGAGCGGCGCTACGGACGCGGCGCCGGCCGCGCGCTGCCGCCCACCCCGCTCCAGCGGCTGCGCGCCGGACTGGGCGCGGCACGCGCGAACGACCGTACGGAGGCGACCCGTTGA
- a CDS encoding polyprenyl synthetase family protein, with protein MTDVGPFGLSVRDQALEADVQAGLAAVEEGLIEATKSDVPFITEAAQHLVRAGGKRFRPLLVMLGAQFGDPHAPGVVPSAVVVELTHLATLYHDDVMDEADVRRGVPSANANWDNSVAVLTGDFLFARASHILADLGPEAVRIQAEAFERLVTGQILETAGPSEGQDPIDHYLDVIAGKTGSLIAVAGRFGAMMSGADERTVSVLTQYCERVGVAFQLADDVLDIASDERESGKTPGTDLREGIPTLPVLYVRERAASPECTAEDRELAALLGGDLSDDARLAEALAGLRAHPALEQARRATVRYADEARETLAPLPDNAAKAALSALCTSVVHRAG; from the coding sequence GTGACCGACGTCGGGCCCTTCGGGCTGAGCGTGCGGGACCAGGCTCTTGAAGCAGATGTCCAGGCCGGGTTGGCGGCCGTCGAAGAGGGCCTCATCGAGGCCACGAAGAGCGACGTCCCCTTCATCACGGAGGCCGCGCAGCACCTGGTGCGGGCCGGCGGGAAGCGGTTCCGGCCGCTGCTGGTGATGCTCGGGGCGCAGTTCGGCGATCCGCACGCGCCCGGTGTCGTCCCCTCGGCCGTGGTGGTCGAGCTGACCCACCTCGCCACGCTCTACCACGACGACGTCATGGACGAGGCCGACGTGCGGCGCGGGGTGCCCAGCGCCAACGCCAACTGGGACAACTCCGTCGCCGTCCTCACCGGAGACTTCCTCTTCGCGCGTGCCTCGCACATACTGGCCGACCTCGGCCCGGAGGCCGTGCGCATCCAGGCCGAGGCGTTCGAACGCCTCGTCACCGGCCAGATCCTGGAGACGGCCGGACCTTCCGAGGGCCAGGACCCGATCGACCACTACCTCGACGTGATCGCGGGCAAGACCGGCTCGCTGATCGCCGTCGCGGGCCGCTTCGGCGCGATGATGTCCGGCGCCGACGAGCGCACCGTCTCGGTGCTGACCCAGTACTGCGAGCGCGTCGGGGTCGCCTTCCAGCTCGCCGACGACGTCCTCGACATCGCCAGCGACGAACGGGAGTCGGGCAAGACCCCCGGCACCGACCTGCGCGAGGGCATCCCCACCCTGCCGGTGCTGTACGTGCGCGAGCGGGCCGCCTCCCCGGAGTGCACCGCCGAGGACCGCGAGCTGGCCGCCCTCCTGGGCGGGGACCTGAGCGACGACGCGCGGCTCGCGGAAGCGCTGGCCGGGCTGCGGGCGCACCCGGCGCTGGAACAGGCCCGCCGCGCGACGGTCCGCTACGCCGACGAGGCCCGCGAGACGCTGGCCCCGCTTCCCGACAACGCCGCGAAGGCCGCGCTCTCGGCGCTCTGCACGTCCGTGGTGCACCGCGCGGGCTGA
- a CDS encoding LysR family transcriptional regulator produces MLTPPQLQAVREVVATGSFRTAARRLGYTPSAVSQQIAGIERALGVSLFTRSPRSVRPTPAGLQLAGRAERLLADLSAAEEEMRGYAAAERGRLRLGSFWSAGYRLVPTVLTGFLRDRPQVEVRYEEGDPQVTVPAVLEGRLDLAVVFEYGVVPQEWPEGLEHTLVLEEPLYVLLPPGHRLAGRGQIRLADLRHERWISYHEDTDASRCLQHICAAGGFRPEVLFRTNDYNLPYELVRRGLGVALAPELAVVDPPGDPAAHLVRLTGPAHTRRIYATRRTTDPSPFLPQALELLHSATEALPPREGLATVV; encoded by the coding sequence ATGCTGACTCCTCCGCAGTTGCAGGCCGTCCGCGAGGTCGTCGCCACCGGTTCGTTCCGTACGGCGGCCCGTCGGCTGGGCTATACACCTTCGGCGGTCTCCCAGCAGATCGCCGGCATCGAGCGCGCCCTTGGCGTGTCCCTGTTCACGCGGTCACCGCGCAGCGTGCGCCCGACGCCCGCCGGGCTTCAGCTGGCCGGGCGTGCCGAGCGGCTGCTGGCGGACCTGTCGGCGGCGGAGGAGGAGATGCGCGGCTACGCGGCGGCCGAGCGGGGGCGGCTGCGGCTGGGCAGCTTCTGGTCGGCCGGCTACCGCCTGGTGCCCACCGTGCTCACCGGCTTCCTGCGCGACCGGCCCCAGGTGGAGGTCCGCTACGAGGAGGGTGACCCGCAGGTGACCGTGCCCGCCGTGCTGGAGGGGCGGCTGGATCTGGCGGTCGTCTTCGAGTACGGCGTGGTGCCGCAGGAGTGGCCGGAGGGCCTGGAGCACACGCTGGTGCTGGAGGAGCCGCTCTATGTGCTGCTGCCACCGGGCCACCGGCTGGCGGGGCGCGGCCAGATCCGCCTGGCGGACCTGCGCCACGAGCGCTGGATCAGCTACCACGAGGACACCGACGCCTCGCGCTGTCTCCAGCACATCTGCGCCGCCGGAGGCTTCCGCCCCGAGGTGCTGTTCCGTACGAACGACTACAACCTGCCCTATGAGCTGGTCCGCCGGGGGCTGGGCGTCGCGCTCGCTCCGGAGCTGGCGGTCGTCGATCCGCCGGGGGATCCGGCCGCCCACCTCGTCCGCCTCACCGGCCCCGCCCACACCCGCCGTATCTACGCCACCCGCCGCACCACGGACCCCAGCCCGTTCCTCCCCCAGGCCCTCGAACTGCTCCACAGCGCCACCGAGGCCCTTCCCCCTCGGGAGGGGCTGGCGACGGTGGTGTGA
- a CDS encoding amino acid ABC transporter ATP-binding protein, with translation MIKAEAVHKNFGAVQVLQGIDLSVDPGEVMCLVGPSGSGKSTFLRCVNHLERIDRGRLYVRDRLVGYEERDGKLHELSEKAVSQRRQGIGMVFQRFNLFPHMTALENITEAPVQVKKEPKEKARARGEKLLARVGLGDKADSYPSQLSGGQQQRVAIARALAMEPELMLFDEPTSALDPELVGEVLDVMRALAEDGMTMVVVTHEMGFAREVGDSLVFMDDGVVVESGTPEAVLGDPRHERTRAFLSKVL, from the coding sequence GTGATCAAGGCCGAGGCCGTCCACAAGAACTTCGGCGCCGTCCAGGTGCTCCAGGGCATCGACCTGAGCGTCGATCCCGGCGAGGTCATGTGCCTGGTGGGCCCCTCGGGCTCCGGCAAGTCCACCTTCCTGCGCTGCGTCAACCACCTGGAGCGCATCGACCGGGGACGCCTGTACGTACGCGACCGGCTCGTCGGCTACGAGGAGCGCGACGGCAAGCTGCACGAGCTGAGCGAGAAGGCCGTCTCCCAGCGCCGCCAGGGCATCGGCATGGTCTTCCAGCGCTTCAACCTCTTCCCGCACATGACCGCGCTGGAGAACATCACCGAGGCTCCCGTCCAGGTCAAGAAGGAGCCCAAGGAGAAGGCGCGGGCGCGCGGCGAGAAGCTGCTCGCCAGGGTCGGGCTCGGCGACAAGGCGGACAGCTACCCCTCCCAGCTGTCCGGCGGCCAGCAGCAGCGGGTGGCCATCGCCCGTGCCCTGGCGATGGAGCCCGAGCTGATGCTCTTCGACGAGCCCACCTCCGCGCTCGACCCCGAACTGGTGGGCGAGGTCCTGGATGTGATGCGCGCGCTCGCCGAGGACGGCATGACGATGGTCGTCGTCACCCACGAGATGGGCTTCGCCCGCGAGGTCGGGGACTCGCTGGTCTTCATGGACGACGGGGTCGTCGTCGAGTCCGGCACCCCCGAGGCCGTCCTGGGCGACCCGCGGCACGAGCGCACCCGCGCGTTCTTGAGCAAGGTGCTGTGA
- a CDS encoding ABC transporter permease, translated as MSRAETGAETGVETDAETGVEAGAGAEAARVPAGGAVRARPLWSLGLFRSELVITFRRWRTLALLAVLAAVPVLVGIAVRIETSDGGSIGGGGEEGGPAFISQVTNNGLFLVFTSLAATLPFFLPMTVGVIAGDSVAGEAGGGTLRYLLVAPAGRTRLLAAKFTTILAFCLAATLTVAVSALITGALLFPTGEVTLLSGMTVSFGEGLLRALAIAVAVAVSLVGLAALGLFISTLTNSGIAAMAATVGLLITVQIVNTIPQLHAVHPYLFPNYWLSFADLLRDPVYWDEVLKNLGLQALYTALFTSAAWARFTGRDITA; from the coding sequence ATGTCGCGGGCTGAGACGGGCGCTGAGACGGGCGTGGAAACGGACGCGGAGACGGGCGTGGAAGCGGGTGCCGGGGCGGAGGCCGCGCGGGTTCCGGCTGGCGGCGCCGTGCGGGCCCGTCCGCTGTGGTCGCTGGGGCTCTTCCGCAGCGAGCTGGTCATCACCTTCCGCCGCTGGCGCACCCTGGCCCTGCTGGCGGTGCTGGCCGCCGTGCCGGTGCTGGTCGGCATCGCCGTCAGGATCGAGACCAGTGACGGCGGTTCGATCGGCGGCGGCGGGGAGGAGGGCGGCCCCGCGTTCATCTCCCAGGTCACCAACAACGGCCTGTTCCTGGTCTTCACCTCGTTGGCCGCCACGCTCCCGTTCTTCTTGCCGATGACCGTCGGCGTCATCGCGGGCGACTCCGTCGCCGGCGAGGCCGGTGGCGGCACCCTGCGCTATCTGCTGGTCGCCCCGGCGGGGCGTACGCGGCTGCTGGCGGCGAAGTTCACCACCATCCTGGCCTTCTGCCTGGCCGCCACCCTCACCGTCGCCGTCTCCGCGCTGATCACCGGTGCCCTGCTCTTCCCCACCGGCGAAGTCACCTTGCTGTCCGGCATGACCGTCTCCTTCGGCGAGGGGCTGTTGCGTGCGCTGGCCATCGCCGTCGCGGTCGCCGTCAGCCTCGTCGGGCTCGCCGCGCTGGGCCTGTTCATCTCGACGCTCACCAACAGCGGCATCGCCGCCATGGCCGCGACGGTCGGGCTGCTGATCACCGTGCAGATCGTCAACACCATCCCGCAGCTGCACGCGGTCCACCCGTATCTGTTCCCCAACTACTGGCTGAGCTTCGCCGACCTGCTGCGCGACCCGGTCTACTGGGACGAGGTCCTCAAGAACCTCGGTCTCCAGGCCCTCTACACCGCCCTTTTCACCTCGGCGGCCTGGGCCCGCTTCACCGGCCGCGACATCACGGCCTGA